The DNA region TGTTGTGTGACCATTAGTAGACTTGTAATTGTACAATGTGACGATTGCTGATAACTTTGTGTCAGCTGTGCAACCAGGGAAGAGGGGAGTTTCTGCATCTTCTAATAAACTAGGAAAGTCGTTATCTTTTGCCTCAGACATAGTGTATCCAACCTCTTCTTCTGGCACAAAGGCATCCTTATATAAGTGATATGCCTCTCTACTTCCATCATCTTTCTGAAATTCTCCTGAACTACCTTCACCTTGATATTGTCGGTTATAAGTTTCTCCATGGAAGACCCAAATAGTGTAAGAAGGATCAAACCCCTTAATAATTAAGTGATcgtacatttggtcaaatttcatatacttTTTGTTTTTACAATGCTTGCAAGGGCATAAGATTACTTCACGTGTTTTGGCATAGTTCTTAGTTTGTGCAAGAAATTTTTGTACACCTTCTTCATACTCAggtacaagccttgaaggcaaatGTATCCATTCCTTATCTATTCGTAAATGACCCAAACCCTAACATGCAAATATTTCATGTTTAATACAAAATaagatttatatatttatttaatatacataaaagaaaatgaaagtcGAAAGAAAACAAAATGGGGAGAGTGCAAATTGCAATATTGAAGGTGAAAAAAGGCATATTAAGTGAGTCATTCGCCAAGGTAAGACATATACCAACTAAGTGGGTCATTCGCCAAGGTAAAACTTTGTTAGTTTGCAATGCAAATCAACTATAATTGTTATTTATTTGATAATGGAAAATATAGAAAGGATCAACTTCACTCTATTCTAAAATAGATGCACAGAACCTTCATGTTCATGTTGCTTCAACAAAAGAGTACAAGAAGGTAATGTTATTTATCTTCTACAACTAAAGCCAATGAAAGCCAATGCAACTAAATCAATTAGAGTCCCATTACTAAGATGGAGAATGCCAGGAAGAGGAAGGAAAGTAAATACAAGAAAGAGTTGCAGATGTTCAACAtaaaacaagaaaaacaaaaagaaatttcAACCTGAGAAACGGAAGGATTGAAGAAGATGTTCAATTCAGTGGAGAGCTTCGGACGAAAGGGCTTCGGATGAGAGGGCTTCACCGGAGAGCTCTTCGTCTGAGAGAAGATGGGCGGAGATGTTCGACAGAGAGGAGTTTAGGGTTACGGCAGAGAGGTTTTGGCGGAGAGAGTTCGCGTGAGGAGGAGGGCTTCAGCTGAGGAGGAGGGCTTCGGCTGAGGAGAAGGGcttcggctagggcttcggctgaGGAGGAGGGCTTCGGTTGAGGAGGAGGGCTTCGGCTGAGGAGGAGAGCTTCGGCTAGGGCTTCGGTTGAGGAGGAGGGCTTCGGCTGAGAGGGCTTCATCGGAGAGGATTTAACCAGAGAGGGCTTCAACGGAGAGAAGATGGGCGAAGATGTTGGCGGAGAGGAGCTGCAGCAGGGAGGTTCCGACGAACGCGTGAGGAGGTGGTCGTGATTTTAGGCTTTCTGGGCAGTTTGGGCGTGAGAATACGTTTCGGGCATGAGGAGATGTTTCGCCGGCAGATGAGGATGCGTAGAAAAATATTCACGGGAGGTTTGTTTCAGCGAGAAATTTTGgttaaatatttagaaaattttgaagattattAACGACACATATTGCATGCTGCTAATATCTTATAATATTTATTCACAGTATACATTTTTGTATGctgttatttatatatagaataattATTAATAGCGCGCTTCGCGTGctgttaatattaagttttaacagtGCACTTTGCATGCCGTAGAAAAGTTTATTAACATCGTACTTTTTCTACACGCTgtcatttataatatttattcacAACATACTTTTTTGTACGccgttatttatatatataataattattaacagcGCGCTCCACGCGCTGTTAATATTATGTTTTAATAGCGCACTTTGCATGTTGTAGAAAAATGTATTAACAGCGTAATTTTTATGCACGCTGtcatttgtataaatattatattatccgCAGCACACATAATTAGGCACgccgtaaaaactattattaacgacATGCTTTAATTGCACGCCGTTGATAATGCGTTGCGGGAAGTcacttttgttgtagtgttattaccttctaatattgtCGCGCGTGTAGGTGAGTACAAGTGTGCGTATGATCTATAGAGCAAGGTGGTTGCTCTACATGAAAACCCTACACAAGTCCATGGAGGAGAGGAGCCCAAGGAAAAGAGCTTAATTATTGGtccaagaaaaggagaaggaCTAATTAGATGTGGAAACGAGCTCAAcatccaaagaggaagaagaagtggaatcatccacaACTTCAAGTGAGGAAGAAAAGTCAAAGACAAGAGAGGAAGAAGTCTTGAAAGTTCAACCCTCAATTTCAACTACCGAGAAAAGCGAGAAATCACACATCAAGTACTTTGAATGTGGTGAGATGAGACACTATAAGAGTAGTTGTCcattgctcaagaaggtaaaagaggtaaaccctaaacccgGTAAAGTTCTTTTGAAAACTAATGTAGGTTATAGGGATGGTGTCAAGGAGAAGAAATACATTTGATACTTCATATGTGGTGATTGGGGACAATACTACACAAAGTACCCAAGGAAGGGAGAACTCATGGAGATGGAGCAATTGAAGCAATGGAAGAGGATGAAGTCATGTGGATGCTCATGTCAAGGGAGAGCTCCAATGGTAGGTAGAAAGGTATACcataacttaaactttaatttagataTTAATTCAAGTTCTAGggatatgcatgctagaaataatgtagattatttatccatgcataattatggatttaggtataatgataggaatagggttaacatgattgataaccctaggaaatcacaTGCAAAGGTTAGACCTAACAAAAATCAAACTACTTTGCCTAGGGAGAGGAAAGTAGCTGAAAATTAAGGCATTAATTCCaaaaaggggagacatatgcctagaaaggtggGTAGATCTAGGAGTGTCCATGGTGGACAAGTggattctagggttagaaacctagaattggaaaatcaaacTTTGAGGGAGAAGCTTGATAAGGTAGAAAAAGACCTAGGTAGATTCATTAATAGATCTAAAGGACAGGATAGGATGTTgagtagtcaaagacccaatggTGATAGATCTAGTTTGGAATATTGATCTTCATCAAACAAGGGTAAGGGGAAGTTACCCATGAAGCACTTTGGTGGGTATGCTATAATAGAGTTCCCTAAGGCTAAAAGAAAGTCGCATGCAATGATTGCAAGTACAAATGACAAGGAGGAATCATCCAAGGCTAGAAAagaatcatatgctagggtgacatatgactatagcaatgAGAGGCCAAGAATGACAAGGGGAAGTCATTTAAGGATAAGGAGAAATTatccaaagacaaggtgtctaaggttaaaaaagccaagtttgtaggccaagtgtcacctgagGTACACTGATGTGGCCTAactatagtggatgagtcacttaGGGAGATGACTAAGGTTAAAAACTCTAGGGAGAACTCAAAAAGTGAGTTTGGGACCTATGGCCAATGAATCTCAAGTGGAAATTGCTTGGGATTCTaaatgagttatgaaatgtaccaaagtggtttagagacgaacttgagtctcaaacctagagaATTGACACATATGGGATGCGTTTCATACataaaaatatgacattgggttcaattgtatgaaaatttattttggatatatagatgttatataaactaatgctagggatgcattatagtttagtataggcagatacatcaagagcaaatcaaaactaggattttaggtTAAgatttaattgaactatttagatagttttggattttatatcaatcttagaatattttataaaaatatttttaaatatattttcccaagtagataagggtaaaatagacctctccacaaaagttagaaatttttggagATCTGTAGAATTTCTGGTACATTTCTGAAATATTATTTTTAGCTGAAAACAAGTTCagatcaaaatattatttttagctGAAATATTATTTTTAGCTGAAATATTATTTTTAGCTGAAAACAGGTTCAGTCGACTGGctcaggtaccagtcgactggtaatagtgttTATCGAGTATAAAATGGTTCTGTGAGGTTTTTTGATGAGGGCAATCGACTGGATATTGGTTTTCAGCCATAGAAAATGACTAAATAGGGGATATACATGTATATAAttttatgggggattaatacatgataaaTATGATCATTAGAGGTATAAGAGTCCaataattaggatattgttgaagttctttttgatgtgtagCAAAgaggggagaagtttaggtttaagtaagaaacctaaatacctttgcgggaaatcctagctcaagggggagcctaggtTTGGATTCCATTGCTTATGCATGAGTTATTACATATTTTGTTTGCATGTTTATTGTGttatatgtttccctaacttaaactggTTATCAAGTATCAAAAAGAGAAAAATTGTTGAAGCAATCAGTGTGaccttaggttttgatatttgacaaaggtttaagttagatttattattgtatttgatatgtgcttGTGAatatgcaggatacaggtacaataagaaaagttcaagtggaatGCAAAGTCTAAGGGGgaatcttggcggtgtaagtccaagtgtgtagtcctGGCAACGTAAGTGcaagtatgacttggcaaggttgAAGTCTTGGAGCAAGGAGCTCTTAGCAATGGAATACCCGACAATAAAGGACAAGGCttgaaggatggggaagcatccgagagacgcaagactgatggaggaggttagaagcaAGGTCGAGGTTGTGCGGgtgaggacgagtgcatgagagattatactcaggataaaatcctaaatttagggttttatcagtcgactgacaaCTAGACCAGTCGACTAGGGTAGGACACAGAATGTTTCTATATCCGACGATTGTGAAAACCAGTCTATTAGTACTATAGCCAACTGACTGGTACTGTAACCAGCTGACTAGTACTGTAGTCAGCTGACTGGTACTGTTGCCAGCTGACTGACACTGTTGTCAGTTGCCTAGTACTATAGCAAGTCGACTGATACACTATAGTAGTCAACTGGTAAAGAACAGATGGCAAAATCGTGGATTCTGTGGAGTGACGTTGGCAAGCACTAATTGATTGGTAtaaggactagtcgactggtaatggtaaaATCAGCTTGCTAATTTCCCTAAACTTTATATAATAGAGCTTGGGGTGGCTGACCTtggtgacaaaattagacttaGTTTAAGCCTAATTAATGTCTCCAAGTCTTGATAGCAAATCCAAGGTCTTGatcgagtttgtggcgaggtttttccaccgacaaggaggattgtgctagccggagttttcgggaactaatccaccgacggatagggatcgcccaTCTTACAAACAACCGTGGAATAAATCGACGTGTATTGTGGTTTGATTTTCTTGTCGTTATAGTCTTTAGGGTTAAGCTTTTGTTATACTTGTtgttttgtattttcgctgcactaacaagtgtaggaagcgatcGAGGTGGGTGATCTAGTATTCATCCCTTCTAATCGGGCATTAAAGTCCCAACAATCTTCTCCAAAAACAcacattaatttttaactttctattagtatattttttttcatgtaGTTTTAACACTACTAACGTatattgggtagttaagctttttctagggatgaccttgcaatctttcAAATCTTTCTacccttcttcctaaccataagaaaattaatttacgatttattattttgatttttgaatatgactaagtgttcttttttttggtaaaaatgtattaatataaggtcatatgctattgtaaaaactaatatagttttctcttcTTCATTTTTCGTTCTAAATCCATAACCCCCATATACCCtcttatattcctcatttttACTCCAACATACTCATTTAGATcgctttatattaaaatcattttatttgatgaaatattttgtaatacttcatctaagtcatcccaaaatcctaatttgataactttatctaatcctacttgcagtgcatatacgctaattatattCATAATTTCTTTTGTCACTATTATTTTAAGGGCAATAATTCGATCATCTTTTCTAATTGCTCCGATAACTTCATTATTTAACGAACTGCCTACAATAATActcactgttggtgcaatcgacctatgcttgatcggtacgatcacggttttgatgtgtgtgttaaagagtttaagttagactttcatatgtgttttcaatgtgagactatgtttgcaaccttgcaaccccaacaatcccccccttaaacaaaggaccacaggcttcctatgtctgatcctcgacccatcaagtcttcttgtccctcggtccacccgacctactaggacttccttccctagccgcaactaggacttcctgcttggtgtctggttctcttaatctaaacataggagcccccgcttctttgttcgagatcaatattgtacccacatggctcaatcagaccatagctcttgtgcacagtcgacggttaaaccttctggcaatccgggctctgataccaattgtaagggatcggtggccagcttgaaggggggttggatagacgacacccccaaattgattgcttttctacaaggttagtttacgcaagcggaaatacaaaaactaaagcaataaagataagcaagaatgcaaacgctaacacaattcctttacgtggttcggagattgcttgctcctactccacggcatgtccttgaggtggacgaacccttgatccttcgatggatcaatcccctgcaatctccggctagagcttattccttctcggtggagtacaacctctcacaaaggctctcttcctcttacaagatgaacttaggtttaggaggaagagagtatggcttggaagctttgggcaaagactaggagttattcaacaagcatgagtgaCTTCCTTCAaaccccaaagcttcctataaataagaggagagagttgatcatcatatcaactcatctcgacaccagtcgactggcaaaaccatcagtcgactgatgttaccgttggaggtagctaACGACTACTTTACAGCACCAATGGTTTGTCAATGGTCatttatcagtcgattggtaaaagtatcagtcgactggtcgctactggctgagcgaacagaatgcttctgtttgcttccagtcgactgctaaaacatgcagtcgactggtgcagtcgactgctaagacTGCACCTGGTTACATACACACACTTATCCactccggagtcgcccttgaagttctcttccttggccttcgtccctcagatgcacccgaggcCGTGTCTACTCTTCGTGCTATCCTtcatgttgccttgaagtccgcttccctcggctccactccgttgctcctcgtccgacggtccctcggatgtcttccacaccacccttcaccgactcaaggatccaagccctaggatgagcttcccaagcttagctgcatcaagcttctcatgtgtgtttcaccaagtcatgcaagactcaaacacaaatatcaaacacatatgaaagcctaacttaaactctttgacacacatcaaaatcgtgatcgtaccgatcaagcataggtcgattgcaccaacactcactTCATttcttactttattttttttttatataccataacttaaaacctgaattttttttaatctttaccTTCTCGTttatctattttatcttttatacataaaaaatattatttttttctctaattattatatatatcatCTCTATTGATTTATCACTAAAAATTCTTATATTCTCTAtttcaaaatttagattattaattttttattcatatttatttttattatataattttttttatctatttaatACCGTGCCTAAATTTTGATGATTTCTTATCGATACGTTAGTGTCACTTTGGAAGGTCAAAATCTAACATATAAAACTCTAAGGGGGCATTTGGTATGAGCATGAGAAtgagaatcggaatgagaatcattgtattgtggaatgagaatgagtatgagcatggatatcactcttaaaagcaatgtttggttagttgcatactttctatcggaataaatcaatatttccttttttacccttaaaggaaaataagagaaaaaaattagaagtgagagaaagatgaatgtgagagaaaaatatgatgaaagagaatgatgagagagaaagtatgatgagagagaaagtgtgatgagacataatgaagagagagaaagtgtgatgagagaaaatgagaaaagagaatgtgatagaagagagcatgatgagagaagatgagagataaaatatgatgtgagagaaattatgatgggagaggatgaagagatagaaaatgtaatgagaaaaaaatgaggggagagagagtgtgtgatgagagagattgatgagagagaaagtatgatgagagagaaagtgtgatgagaaaaaaagataacagtgagtgtgatgggagagattgagaaaagagaaagtatgataagagagaaagtatgatgagagagaaagtgtgttgaggaaaaaaaatgagggagtgtgataagaaagattgaggagagagaaagtgtgatgagagagaaagggtgatgagagcgaaagtgtgatgagaaaaaaaaagaaaagagagtgtgatgggagaggttgaggagagagaaagtatgatgagagagaaaatatgatgaaaaaaagaaggaagagagtgtgatggaagagattgaggagatagaaagtatgataagagagaaagtgtaatgagaaaaaagaggaaagagagtgtgataggagagagaaaagtgtgataaaatgatgagagagaaaatatgatgagagagaacaaggagagagaagtgatatgaagaaaaaataaataaataaattttgatatttgatattaagggagaaaattttagttttaggtcaagggtatttttgaaataagagaatattttgattgatgaaaatagggtaatgacttaTTGAAGGGGAGATACATAAGAATGAGTTATtgtccaatttcaaggattcattcccttatttgtattcctattcctataatccaaatatTAATAATGGCAATCAacgattctcattctcattccctactcctattcccctaaatcaAATGCCCCCTAAATTTGTATGAATCCAGATTTCACTACGTGTAGTAGCAGAAGATAGACAATGGTGGATGCTAATGTCAGATCAAAATGTATACAATGACTAATTTTCAATTGTTTTGGATTATTATTATTCTATGATATTTTCTATGATGTACTATTCTCGATGCATCTAACGGTAAACAAaagaaaattctttttaaatttagaCTCAATAtgtaagtttaaaaattattagGTAGCTAAATTTGAACTAAATATATAAGACTATAAATTATTGGACTACTAAATTTTACTAAGATGAAaacctaaaaattattaaattgctAGATTCAATCTCAATATCTAAATTTTTCCGCTGCATTGGACTAAGCAAGGTAAAGCTTAGTCTGGCTACGCCATTGAGTGGGCATGTGGGGGCATGCTAATGCCAATGACACATAATATGAgacattttataataataataataaataataataataataataataaatgtgcTTTAAATTTTCGCAATAACTACTTCCCTTGTCTTCATTGGACCCATCCTTCCCTTATTGATCCTGCAAGAATCTAAACCACGAATTTCAACCTACAATCCAATTACAACGTGGGTATGTTTCCTCCGACGTCTCCGAAGCGCGCATTTGCTAAGCCCATGCGTATTCATCTACCCGAAACACATCACTTCCTCTACGTGTCTCTCTCCTTCCCGTCCGATGCAAATCTAACGGTTGAAACCTTCCTCAGCACCTACCCCTGCGGCTAAGAACGAACGCCATAATCATATCCACCAAAAATATCTAAACCAAACCCGAATTAAACAAAAGGACATACATAACGTTACCCCAGGCCCCACCGGAAGCAGTTTTCGTATTGGAACGGAGGTGGCAAAAACACACCGCAGAAACCCAATTAGCGACGATCACAAGGATCGGTGACGTGTCATAATACGAAAGCACCGGCCTCCAAATCCCTTCGCTTCGACATCGTCTCCGCGGTTCGATCGCGGGCCGTCGGATTCGAGCCCTCGCTTCTTCACCCCGTACCCACTCCTTGCCCCTTCTTATCCCCTTTTCCTCCACTACAACATCGTCTTGCCTCCCTCCTGTCGATTGACGCCGTCTCgaatccctaatctcaaggtgaAGTTTCCTCCTTTTACGTGTTTTTTTGGTTTTTATTGGCGATTTCCGTCGGTTTTCGCCAGATCTGATCGATTTTTTTTGCTGCAGATCTCGCCATGACGAGGGGAAAATCGAAGGCCGACGCCCCCAAGAAGGCCGATACCAAGTGAGTATCGATTTCCCTCTTTTGAGTGTTTTGCGGATGATTGATTGCGGAAGATAGtgttattttttaacaaataaaaaataaataatctaACGCTGATTTCTGAAAGGCTTGCGGTGAAGAAGGGAGCGGAACGGGCGGCGAAGAAGCCTCGGAAGACGAAGGCGGACAAGGATCCCAACAAGCCCAAGAGGCCTCCCAGTGCCTTTTTCGTCTTCATGTGAGATCAATTGCTCTCGGCCGTTGATTGATTTCGAAGTTTTGTTTCCATTTTTTGATCGATTTGTTGGCTTTTCTACTTATTGGACGCGCAGGGAGGAATTCAGGAAGATCTACAAGGAAAAACACCCGAATAACAAGTCGGTTGCGGCAGTaagattcctctttctttctgcAGTATTTCTCGTTCAAAAGTTTCGTTTTTTCTCCCCTTTTAGAGATGCTATATTTCCTTCAATTGCTTCGATTCAAATAGGTTGGTAAAGCAGGAGGAGACAAATGGAAATCCTTGTCAGAGGATGTGAGTAGTCTTTCTCTCAATCAGATTGACAATTCTTTAGAAACATCAAACTTATCTGCTTTCGTTACAGGAGAAAGCTCCCTACGTCGCCAAGGCAGCCAGGCTGAAATCAGATTACACAAAGACTATGGCCGCCTACAATAAGGCTCAAGTAAGTAGCGATCTTGAGTTTGAAATCTTTTGTTTTGTTACTCCAATAATTCCTGCGCTGGATCATCTAAATCTTCATCTTTGCCGGAAAAACAGTCTGGCGGAGGAAGTCGTCCTGCCCCTGCCGCTGCTGCTTCAGCAGATGACGACGAAGAATCCGACAAATCCAAGTCTGAGGTGAACGATGACGAAGATGATGAAGAGGAAGAGGTTTGTAGAACTGTAatgactttaaaaaaaaactaagctttATATTTGACAAATTCCATTTAATATTCTGATTGTAACAGGATGAAGAGGATGATGATTGAGGAAATCGTTAGGAAAGATGATCTATGCTGCGTTCTCCTTGCcattttctttgttcttgtttctatttgatgTTGGAAGATTCCTATAAGCTATCATCATCGCCTGTAATGGTAATAGCCATAGTTTGGATGTTCGCTGCTCATTTAGTGTACTTATCTTGTCCCAGATTaatctaatttagtaccaattgAGTCTGTGTTCATCCTTAGTTGTTGCTTTGTTTTGGTTAAGCATGCGATTTGTTTTGTTCgacatttttgtttaatttagttgaaaaattattgctttttttctttcttcataaACGAGCCATTGCCATAGCTACTCTGCAATAGGACTTTGGGTTGTTACTCTACAATAGCATTTTGTAACAATCCTGTCCCCTAAATCTTTCATGGTTATGTACGTAGAAAGAAACATAGCACCTTGAATGCTTTCAAGGTTGGTTTTAACTGTGGGTTTGGTCAAAAAGTTTATTCATTCTACAATGTATAATCCAATCACAAGTCTACCATGCATCTGTTAAAGTGGAAGCTAACTAATTGATGAgtaataaagataaaattaaaatattatttgtcTACAACAAATGAATAATTCAACTACATGCATCGCAACAAATACCGTCGTGCACCTTGGCGCCGGTAAATGAGTAATTTGATAAGTGGGTTTTACGTCTCACGGCAAGAACGCACTGGAAGCGCTGCTGTCGTGCACCTTGGCGCCGGAGCTGGAGCCGCACTGCTGGCGCTGCTCCGGAGCGGGGTCTGCCAAGTTCAGGCGGCTGGAGGGGCAGGAGTGGGAATGCAGCCAGGTGTCGACGCACTCGTAATGGAAGCTGTAGCCGCACTGTGGCAAGACCGGAGCACCTCGCCGTCGGCGAACTCGGCGAGGCAGATGGTGCCCTCCAGTAGAACGATGCCGTCCGCGATGGAGGAGGTGGAGTAGTTGAAAGAGAGCGTGGGGAGAATGCGTACGGCTTTCTTCTTGAGGCTTTTGTTTGGTGGAGCAGGGATGGGGGCGAGGGCCTCCTTTATCTGCTAATCAATATTAGTAGTTCGTGATTTATTTTTTTCGTATTGATCCCGAGATAAATTAGTAGGAATATTAAGgatgagcgtattcaccttttatcaTAAAAAGATGAGGACAAGGGTGGATGAGGCGGCAGCGTGATGGAGCCATATGCAACGGGTGATGAGGACGAGACTGACGACGCATACTATGGCACAGAGGAGGACGACCAGGATGATGGTGATGTCAGAGTCGAAGGGGAGGGGGCTCGGAGCTTTCGCTTCCGACGAGAGGAAGAGCCTTGCCGGAGAACACATACCATCGTTAATCTGCGATAAATGGAAGAGACGAGCTTTGGGGAGAGTAGTAAGTAGGAGCTTTCATTTTATAGTGCAAAATTCtatcaataatttttcaaatacaattaataattaataaggaTCATAACTCATCAGAGCTTTCATTTTATAGTGCAAAATTCtatcaataatttttcaaatacaattaataattaataaggaTCATAACTCATCAAAGCAAAGTTTAAGTGACCGTGCAAAGTACATTTCCATATGTTCGAATTATCTATTCCTTTATCCCTGAATTTTTTCCTTATCTCTATATATTTCGGATGTCTTCCATTTAAtaaattcatttgaaaaaaaaaatcaccgtCTAAATTAACTCgtgtataaattatatatatatttttatattttttatcttatcaattatttaattaaattttatttttttccaactTAGGTactaacacaaaaaaaaaatcaattaaatatatttataagtaaaaaagttttatatatata from Zingiber officinale cultivar Zhangliang chromosome 4B, Zo_v1.1, whole genome shotgun sequence includes:
- the LOC121974706 gene encoding DNA-binding protein MNB1B-like, with product MTRGKSKADAPKKADTKLAVKKGAERAAKKPRKTKADKDPNKPKRPPSAFFVFMEEFRKIYKEKHPNNKSVAAVGKAGGDKWKSLSEDEKAPYVAKAARLKSDYTKTMAAYNKAQSGGGSRPAPAAAASADDDEESDKSKSEVNDDEDDEEEEDEEDDD
- the LOC121978108 gene encoding RING-H2 finger protein ATL80-like; the protein is MCSPARLFLSSEAKAPSPLPFDSDITIILVVLLCAIVCVVSLVLITRCIWLHHAAASSTLIKEALAPIPAPPNKSLKKKAVRILPTLSFNYSTSSIADGIVLLEGTICLAEFADGEVLRSCHSAATASITSASTPGCIPTPAPPAA